From Schistocerca cancellata isolate TAMUIC-IGC-003103 chromosome 6, iqSchCanc2.1, whole genome shotgun sequence, a single genomic window includes:
- the LOC126190901 gene encoding probable chitinase 10 isoform X4 produces MRGVFLIASCLLVSLVVVGHAATLRQGHMVLVANAGCSGAGEPFPNPDDCGSFLQCEASGVAAVKQCPANLHFNAELKVCDYPWSANCKEADSSSGDSSSQEDDDSSSEEADKAVAKVSKKLESGAPAKKPKAIALHA; encoded by the exons GTGTTTTCCTGATTGCAAGCTGTCTGCTGGTTTCGCTTGTGGTTGTTGGCCATGCAGCGACTCTCAGACAGGGCCATATG GTGCTGGTAGCAAACGCAGGTTGCAGCGGTGCGGGAGAGCCGTTCCCCAATCCTGATGACTGCGGCAGCTTCCTGCAGTGCGAGGCGTCGGGCGTCGCAGCGGTCAAGCAGTGCCCCGCCAACCTGCACTTCAACGCGGAGCTCAAAGTGTGCGACTACCCGTGGTCCGCCAACTGCAAGGAGGCGGACAGCTCGTCTGGGGACAGTTCTTCTCAAGAAGACGACGATTCCTCATCTGAAGAGGCAGACAAGGCCGTTGCTAAAGTCAGTAAGAAATTAGAGTCAGGTGCACCAGCAAAGAAACCAAAGGCCATTGCTCTTCATGCCTAA
- the LOC126190901 gene encoding probable chitinase 10 isoform X3 translates to MRGVFLIASCLLVSLVVVGHAATLRQGHMVLVANAGCSGAGEPFPNPDDCGSFLQCEASGVAAVKQCPANLHFNAELKVCDYPWSANCKEADSSSGDSSSQEDDDSSSEEADKAVAKVSKKLESGAPAKKPKAIALHA, encoded by the exons ATGAGGG GTGTTTTCCTGATTGCAAGCTGTCTGCTGGTTTCGCTTGTGGTTGTTGGCCATGCAGCGACTCTCAGACAGGGCCATATG GTGCTGGTAGCAAACGCAGGTTGCAGCGGTGCGGGAGAGCCGTTCCCCAATCCTGATGACTGCGGCAGCTTCCTGCAGTGCGAGGCGTCGGGCGTCGCAGCGGTCAAGCAGTGCCCCGCCAACCTGCACTTCAACGCGGAGCTCAAAGTGTGCGACTACCCGTGGTCCGCCAACTGCAAGGAGGCGGACAGCTCGTCTGGGGACAGTTCTTCTCAAGAAGACGACGATTCCTCATCTGAAGAGGCAGACAAGGCCGTTGCTAAAGTCAGTAAGAAATTAGAGTCAGGTGCACCAGCAAAGAAACCAAAGGCCATTGCTCTTCATGCCTAA